The Nitrospira sp. CR1.1 DNA window AACGCATTGTCGTTCATGGAAAGGTTGAACCCACGATCGTACCAGGCCTTGAAGCTCGGTTGGAGCAGGTAGGTTCGCTCCTGCGATTCCTTGAGGACCTCCGCGTATTCTTCGGCCGTAATGATGCCCTGCTTTGCCGCGCGATCCAGCAACAGTTTCGTGGCCGGATCCATACTCTCGACGAATTCGTACTTGCCGTTCTTCATCACCAGAGATCCTGTCTCCGTGGCGAATGCGGGTACGGCAAATGCGGCCTGCCATGACGCACACAGGCACGCAACCATCAGCAACACAGATCGAACGCGGGGCATCAGGGTAACCGCATGACCCCCTCGAAGTTGTCTCATCATAAGATCCCTCACTCCTCTGCAACACGATGACTAAATATGGACGTGATTTGTTAGGGAGCCACCGGGGCCGGGATAGATTTCAGCCCGGTTCCGCCGGCCTCGCCAGAATTCAGAAATTGGCGATACTGGACGGCTCTCGCACCTTTTTGATCCTCTAGCCAAAATCGTCCCGGTTCGAAATAGAGGATGTAGTTACGAGGAGGCGGCGGAGTGGCGGGATAATTGATGTCGTACAAATCATCTTTGCGGATCGGGACCTGGCGATGAAACTGTTCAAGGGTCAGGTACAGGTATGGCTCCTGAACCGCCATCCATCCCGCGATGACGTCCCGGGATTCGGCCGGATTGAAACCCGGTCCACGCACTTCGAAATGGGCCCGCTCATTTGCCCCAAGCTGTTTCATCGTCGCCGACAAATGGGGCGACACCGCTTGCAACTCGTCTTCACGGAAGACCGGCTTCGGCGGCGCCTCTTCGGCAAACCAACGGAGCGGCAATCGCTGTTGCTCACGCACTGAAAATCCTCGCAAAATGCTGGCAATATCCTCGCTACTGAGCTGCACGGGATGCGTATGGGCCTGCGCGTCAACCTCCTGCTGCACCGTCACGATCACTCGCTGGTCCTCGTGGACGGTTTTGGTGGTGTAGGGCAGCCTCGCGCATCCTGTCGCCATGAGGGCCGCCGCCCCCATAAGAACAAGGGCGAGCGACGCCGCGAGGCCTCGGCCTGTCTTTCTTCTTCGTTCCCTCATTACTCCTCCTTGCAAAACGCCACAAAAATCATGTGTAGATTTAATAAGTTAATGTATACTTGATACCATCACAAAAAAATCCGCTATTTCTTTCCAGCGGGAAGCGCATAGCCGGCTTGACGCACGATGGCTTGGCCATCGCGCCCCTGAATGTACGCGAGAAACTCCTCGCAGAGCTGACGGTTCGGGCAGTATCGCTCCATGGTCATGGAGTGCACCGTCGGCTGATATCCTTTCTCAACCACTCCGGCAACCCGCACACGCTGTTGCTGCCTGACCGCCTCATGTCCGTAAATGATTCCGACATCCGCCTGGCCGCTCAAGACATGGTCAATGACCCCGTGGGAATCCGTGGCCACATCCAGACGCCCCTTGAGCGACTCGTGGAGCCGAAGAGCCCGAAGCACCTCGTCCGTCTGGACTCCGAGCCGCGTTCGCGACCGGTCAGCAACCGCCAGCCGTGCGCCCCCCCGGCTGATCGTGTCGAGCGATGCCGGCGCTTCCACCAGAGATTCCGGCACCACGAGCACCAGTTGATCGGCGGCATAGGCCCGCTTCGCGTCCGGCAGGACGTAATACTTTCCTTCCAAGCGCGTGATCAGCTCGTCCCCGCCAGGCGCGACAAGACTGATAGGACCGGTTCCGATAAAGTATCGGCCCACCATACTGTTTTCCATTCCGGCAATGGTCTGCCGGAGACTCAATCCTGTATCGAAAAACAACCGCACATTGACTCCGGCATGGCTGCGCTCAAAACCATCCCCCAACCTTTCCAGCACTTCTCTCAAACTCGGGGAAGCGGCGATGACGAACGTCTCATCGGCAGACGCGGGAACCGCCCGCACACCGCTTTCACACGTGAGGAACAGAACCAGGGCGAGCAACGTCCTGACAACATTCCGAGCACACGCATAGCGCCTCATTAATATCCTCGCCTTGAAAGATGATGCCTGTTCACATGCATGCACGACCGGTATTGCACACTCACCTACCCGGCCCGCAGACTACGCACCTTACCGGTCTCCGTCATATCGTACCCACCCAACGCTTCGACTTCGGTTCTGAACTGACGGCTGGCAATCGCATCCAGCAGATGCGAGAGGCCCGGATGAGTGGAGAGGTATCGCTTCGGCAGGACCAGATCGTAACGGGCCTGTTGCAGCGGCACGAAGTCGAGCCCGAAGATCTGCGCAGCGGACCGCACGCCGATCCCCGCATCGCCTAGCCCGTCCGCAATGTGCCGGGCCACCTCAAAATGCGAGCTCACCGTCATGCCATACCCCTTGACGGACACGCTGTCGATGCCCAATGCCTGAAGACGTTGGTCCAGCAACATCCTGGCGGCGGCGCCTTCTTCGCGATTGACCAACGACACATTCGTCCTGGCCAGGTCCTCCACACCGCGGATCCGTTTGGGGTTCCCCGCTCGCACGATGAGCCCCTCTTCCCACGCGGCAAACGTCACGACAATATAATCGTCGCCCTGCAGGTGCCGGCGAAGGTAGGGCAGATTCGATTCTCCCGTTTTGGCATCAAGAATGTGCAATCCCGCCATGTGCACTTCTTTGCGCTTGAGCGCCTCCAGCGCCGCGGCACTGCCCATGGACCACCCCACGACCGTGGACGTGTCTTTATGGCGATGGAGATATTCGCTGGCCAGATTGATGGCCGGATCACAACCGGCCACCGCAATTTCCCGCTCGACGATTTGACGTTCACGCAGCAGGCGGACGAGCACCCGGCGATCGGACTTCGCCGCGCGCAACCCCGATCCCGCCTTGCCGATGATCAGACCATCAGCCGGCACGGTGTAGTTGAGGATTTCACCCAGAGCGGCAACCGGACGAACGACGAAACGATCTTCGATCTTGGCCACCTTCACTCTGGTGCGCGGTTGAACGGCCGATACGGCCAATCCGGGCCAGACCCAATCACCTTCGATCAACTCGCCGGTCGTCTTGAGACTGAAGATATCTTCCACGTGACAGCCCAAGACACTGGCCAACCGTAAGGCCACCGCCGTGGTCGGGAGATACTGATCCGCCTCGATGGCGCAGACGGCCTGACGGGTAATCAAGGCGCCGTCGGCGAGCTGGCCTTGAGAAAGGCCTTTGGCCATGCGCAGGGCGCGAAGGGAATTGACGACATTGGATGCTGGCTCTGCTTTGCTTTTCTCACTCATGGCGCCTCGGGTGATATCATGGTAGATTAACTAGTGTCAACTATTATGATAGTCTTTCTGCATAAAATTGTTGCTACCCGGTGATTGTTCGACTTGGAGCGCCACCGCATGCCCACCCGCTCCGCTCCCTGACGAGCGATGCGCTCCCCGCGAATGCACTCGTTCGCTCATGTATCCTGTTCCGCGCTGTGCTGTCAACGACGGCACCCGCGGCGCAGACTTCCACAGCAAACGCCTGCCCCCCATCGCGACGAACCGACGCGCAGAACCGGGTCGCCAAGAAAGCAGGATGTCGCATGTCAGCTTGGACACCTGATCGATGGGCCACAAGGAACAGTCAGGACGAATCGGTGCGCCGGCCATGAATTCACGTGAGTCCGCCTTACGGCCGCACCGTTGCCTCCCGCCTCTCCCGGATCCGGGTGAACGGATGAGGCGCCGCGGTGAATCACTCCACCCGCCCCGATCCATCCACCACATCCTCTTCTATTCCCACCATGCCCGACGTGCGACATGGCATCGGCACGTCACTCACCGGAACACAACCTTCCGAACCCCTGAGACCGGCACGAGGACCTCACCGAAATCCGAGATGCCCTTAAAACTCCCCGCGATCGCCAGCTGGAACGTTCCGGTTTTACCGTTCGTCAGCATGACATGCGCCGTCCGCGATTCGTCGTTCGGCCCGGGCCCGAATTCAATCTGCTTGATCGTGTGAAACTTCACATGCACGACAGCCGCCCCTCGCTTCAAGGGCAGCGCGTCGAGCTCATGAGGAATAAACGATGTCTCGCTGAGCTTTTCTTCATAGTAAAACACCGTGCGCTGGAGTTCCGTCTCGATATTCTTTTCGTCCGTGGCCACCACATGGAAGCCCTGGTGATTTGCCGGTTCGGCCAGCGCTGCAACAGCGCCGAGCATGAGAATCACTAGCGCGGCGGCCCATCGCAACAGGCCAAGACCCGGTCGATGCTGATCCATCTCTCCTCCTTCTGTTCAAGGCGCCACTCAAATCAGAACTTTAATCCCACCGAACCGGCCACCGTAAACGGAGCGCCGGGGAAATAGGCGGCGCCGCCGCCCAATCGATCTTCAAAGGCATTGATGACGC harbors:
- the modA gene encoding molybdate ABC transporter substrate-binding protein — its product is MRRYACARNVVRTLLALVLFLTCESGVRAVPASADETFVIAASPSLREVLERLGDGFERSHAGVNVRLFFDTGLSLRQTIAGMENSMVGRYFIGTGPISLVAPGGDELITRLEGKYYVLPDAKRAYAADQLVLVVPESLVEAPASLDTISRGGARLAVADRSRTRLGVQTDEVLRALRLHESLKGRLDVATDSHGVIDHVLSGQADVGIIYGHEAVRQQQRVRVAGVVEKGYQPTVHSMTMERYCPNRQLCEEFLAYIQGRDGQAIVRQAGYALPAGKK
- a CDS encoding helix-turn-helix domain-containing protein, giving the protein MSEKSKAEPASNVVNSLRALRMAKGLSQGQLADGALITRQAVCAIEADQYLPTTAVALRLASVLGCHVEDIFSLKTTGELIEGDWVWPGLAVSAVQPRTRVKVAKIEDRFVVRPVAALGEILNYTVPADGLIIGKAGSGLRAAKSDRRVLVRLLRERQIVEREIAVAGCDPAINLASEYLHRHKDTSTVVGWSMGSAAALEALKRKEVHMAGLHILDAKTGESNLPYLRRHLQGDDYIVVTFAAWEEGLIVRAGNPKRIRGVEDLARTNVSLVNREEGAAARMLLDQRLQALGIDSVSVKGYGMTVSSHFEVARHIADGLGDAGIGVRSAAQIFGLDFVPLQQARYDLVLPKRYLSTHPGLSHLLDAIASRQFRTEVEALGGYDMTETGKVRSLRAG